A genomic window from Schistocerca piceifrons isolate TAMUIC-IGC-003096 chromosome 10, iqSchPice1.1, whole genome shotgun sequence includes:
- the LOC124719052 gene encoding phosphopantothenate--cysteine ligase, whose translation MGDKVEGVDTCDEFFATNPKPSDYDKQSKRMKDFCQHHTNLKTKIVLITSGGTTVPLEQNTVRFVDNFSAGTRGASSAEYFLKSGYAVIFLYRSGSLEPFTRHFPGHTLLDALDISYEGENTNIAVRTEVIPKLLPVLQDYHNAIESNRFLGVQFKTLSDYAWLVHAACDAVQPLGNRVMLYMAAAVADFYVPAKEMPEHKIQSSGGSPKIQLRVAPKILREVATKWAVSTYIVSFKLETDEGLLVPKAKNALERYKHKMVIGNILNTRKYRVLIITPDSEKEILLSPEEQSAGVEIESKIVAVLADKHSAHIESAASS comes from the exons ATGGGAGATAAAGTAGAAGGCGTCGATACCTGCGATGAATTTTTCGCGACAAATCCCAAGCCATCCGATTATGATAAACAATCGAAACGAATGAAAGACTTCTGTCAGCACCACAccaatttgaaaacaaaaattgttttgatCACG TCTGGAGGTACAACGGTGCCGCTGGAACAAAATACCGTCCGATTTGTTGACAATTTTAGCGCCGGCACTAGAGGGGCTTCGTCTGCTGAATACTTTCTGAAAAGCGGATATGCTGTTATTTTCTTGTACAG GTCAGGCTCCTTGGAACCATTTACTCGACATTTCCCAGGACATACCTTACTTGATGCACTAGACATTTCTTACGAAGGAGAAAACACAAATATAGCAG TGCGTACGGAGGTCATACCGAAGCTGTTGCCAGTGCTGCAAGACTACCACAATGCAATAGAGTCAAACAGATTTTTGGGAGTTCAGTTCAAAACCCTCTCTGACTACGCTTGGTTGGTCCACGCTGCATGTGATGCTGTACAACCTCTCGGCAACCGTGTAATGTTGTATATGGCTGCTGCTGTGGCTGACTTCTATGTTCCTGCGAAAGAGATG CCCgaacataaaattcagtcatctgGTGGCAGTCCTAAAATCCAGCTACGCGTAGCCCCAAAGATTCTGAGAGAGGTGGCAACAAAGTGGGCAGTGAGCACCTACATAGTCTCGTTCAAGCTGGAAACCGACGAGGGGCTACTGGTGCCAAAGGCGAAGAATGCTCTGGAGAGGTACAAACACAAG ATGGTGATCGGAAATATTCTGAACACCAGAAAGTACAGAGTGCTGATTATAACACCAGACAGTGAAAAGGAAATACTACTCTCACCAGAGGAGCAGTCGGCCGGTGTCGAGATAGAGAGCAAGATAGTGGCCGTGCTCGCGGATAAGCATAGTGCACACATCGAATCTGCGGCTAGCAGTTGA